A single Sphingopyxis chilensis DNA region contains:
- a CDS encoding response regulator, producing MTLGEEIRGHLPYLRRYARALTGSQQHGDNFVHTTLEVIVAAPDEFHSGDGTRIDLYRNFHRIWESAFIDDGEGGDDDEHPLVRAAHRRLVQITPLGRQILLLTALEGFSVEEAGLITGTDGETVEALLADAVGELDRESRTSVLIIEDEPLIAMELEQIVRDLGHRVAGIATTHEDAIAAFQETDAGLVLADIQLADGSSGIDAVQDILAIAPVPAIFITAFPERLLTGGRVEPTFLISKPFRENTVRAAISQSLLFTPQLAA from the coding sequence ATGACATTGGGTGAGGAAATTCGTGGCCATCTTCCCTATCTGCGCCGCTACGCGCGCGCGCTGACGGGCAGCCAGCAACATGGCGACAATTTCGTCCACACGACCCTCGAAGTCATCGTCGCCGCGCCGGACGAATTCCATAGCGGCGACGGCACGCGCATCGACCTCTACCGCAACTTCCACCGCATCTGGGAAAGCGCTTTCATCGACGATGGCGAAGGCGGCGACGATGACGAGCATCCGCTGGTCCGCGCCGCGCACCGACGCCTGGTCCAGATCACCCCGCTCGGCCGCCAGATCCTGCTGCTCACCGCGCTCGAAGGCTTTTCGGTCGAGGAAGCGGGCCTGATCACCGGCACCGACGGCGAGACCGTCGAAGCGCTGCTCGCCGATGCGGTGGGCGAACTCGACCGCGAATCGCGGACCTCGGTCCTCATCATCGAGGACGAGCCGCTCATCGCGATGGAGCTCGAGCAGATCGTCCGCGACCTCGGCCACCGCGTTGCGGGGATCGCGACGACCCATGAGGATGCGATCGCGGCGTTCCAGGAAACCGACGCCGGCCTCGTCCTCGCCGATATCCAGCTTGCCGACGGATCGTCGGGGATCGATGCGGTGCAGGACATTCTTGCCATCGCGCCGGTGCCGGCGATCTTCATCACCGCCTTTCCCGAAAGGCTGCTCACCGGCGGCCGCGTGGAGCCGACCTTCCTGATCTCGAAACCGTTCCGCGAGAATACGGTGCGCGCCGCCATCAGCCAGAGCCTGCTCTTCACGCCGCAACTGGCGGCCTGA
- a CDS encoding sensor histidine kinase, with protein sequence MAERRPGDFSDGAPLQGGGGQQLSDGASEEAKRSERLRLDTLREYRIMDTPPEQAFDRVTKMVADLYRVPITLVSLLDDDRQWFKSAHGLDVSETPRDISFCQYVVAEGRPLMVTDVTDDPRFRDNPLVTGDLHIRFYAGVPLRAYNGAILGTLCLIDREERAPLTATELERLEDFAGIIMAEADLRRIVSERDEARRTLERALDFSGIATWRYDARAGTIHWSGAAAELWGADYATALAQVDGFFDRLHPDDRDAVRSVLGESVANGAHYATEYRIQHPERGVRWIAVHADWDVKTDDAILTGVSIDITEQKSRQENANLLMRELHHRMRNLFATVGAIISLTRHAARDVDDYVERISSRLDALNRAQNVLLGANFMTGSMHALMREVEAAFPRIRWSGPDLLLPENALVAMALFFNELATNAAKYGALTGANGQVDVSWTQDAEGGDDRMFRLTWAESGGDREVVAPDRTSFGTLLMERSVKNNLGGTIERHWEPGGLIVDITLPARWREA encoded by the coding sequence ATGGCAGAGCGGCGGCCCGGGGATTTCAGCGATGGGGCGCCCTTGCAGGGCGGCGGGGGACAGCAATTGTCGGATGGAGCCAGCGAGGAGGCGAAACGGTCCGAGCGGTTGCGCCTCGATACGCTTCGCGAATATCGCATCATGGACACTCCGCCCGAGCAGGCGTTCGACCGCGTGACCAAGATGGTCGCCGACCTCTATCGCGTGCCGATCACGCTGGTGTCGCTGCTCGACGACGACCGCCAGTGGTTCAAGTCGGCGCACGGGCTCGACGTGAGCGAAACGCCGCGCGACATCAGTTTTTGCCAATATGTCGTCGCCGAGGGCCGCCCCCTCATGGTCACCGACGTGACCGACGATCCGCGTTTCCGTGACAATCCGCTCGTAACCGGCGACCTTCATATCCGCTTCTATGCGGGCGTTCCGCTTCGCGCCTATAACGGCGCGATCCTCGGCACATTGTGCCTGATCGACCGCGAGGAGAGGGCGCCGCTGACCGCCACCGAACTCGAACGGCTGGAGGATTTCGCCGGGATCATCATGGCCGAGGCCGACCTGCGGCGTATCGTCAGCGAGCGCGACGAGGCGCGGCGCACGCTGGAACGCGCGCTCGATTTTTCGGGGATCGCAACCTGGCGCTACGATGCGCGTGCCGGCACGATCCACTGGAGCGGCGCGGCCGCCGAACTCTGGGGCGCCGACTATGCGACCGCACTCGCGCAGGTCGACGGCTTTTTCGACCGCCTCCACCCCGACGACCGCGACGCGGTCCGCAGCGTGCTCGGAGAGTCGGTCGCGAACGGCGCGCACTATGCGACCGAATATCGCATCCAGCACCCCGAACGCGGCGTGCGCTGGATCGCGGTGCACGCCGACTGGGACGTCAAGACCGACGACGCGATCCTGACCGGGGTCAGCATCGACATCACCGAACAGAAAAGCCGGCAGGAAAACGCCAATCTGTTGATGCGCGAACTGCACCACCGGATGCGCAACCTGTTCGCGACGGTCGGCGCGATCATCTCGCTCACGCGCCACGCGGCGCGCGACGTCGACGATTATGTCGAGCGGATCAGCAGCCGCCTCGACGCGCTCAATCGCGCGCAGAATGTGTTGCTCGGCGCGAATTTCATGACCGGATCGATGCACGCGCTGATGCGCGAGGTCGAGGCGGCCTTTCCGCGCATCCGCTGGTCGGGGCCCGACCTGCTGCTTCCCGAAAACGCGCTGGTCGCGATGGCGCTCTTCTTCAACGAACTCGCGACCAATGCCGCGAAGTATGGCGCGCTGACCGGCGCGAACGGTCAGGTCGATGTCAGCTGGACGCAGGATGCCGAGGGTGGCGACGATCGCATGTTCCGCCTGACCTGGGCCGAAAGCGGCGGCGACCGCGAAGTCGTCGCCCCCGACCGCACCAGCTTCGGTACGCTGCTGATGGAGCGGAGCGTGAAGAATAATCTCGGCGGTACGATCGAGCGGCACTGGGAGCCGGGCGGGCTGATCGTCGACATCACGCTGCCCGCGCGGTGGCGCGAGGCGTAG
- a CDS encoding putative DNA modification/repair radical SAM protein: MSAKAILEKLAVLADAAKYDASCASSGTVKRDSTGTKGISSTEGMGICHSYAPDGRCISLLKILLTNFCIYDCRFCINRASSNVERARFTPHEVVTLTLDFYKRNYIEGLFLSSGIIRSEDYTMEQLVEVARILREEHRFQGYIHLKTIAGADPGLIALAGLYADRLSTNVELPTEAGLQSFAPEKKPDTIRKTMASVRVGADDAIEAAKSRLIGKAKPPRFAPAGQSTQMIVGADAARDDDILKSATNLYSGYQLRRVYYSAYSPIPDASSDLPPVRPPLMREHRLYQADWLLRFYGFERAEIMESARGGMLDLTIDPKLAWALTRREAFPVDINRAPRELLLRVPGLGTRAVDRIVAARRLGKLRLGDLAKLTASVKKLLPFIVTPDWRPGKLTDSADLRARFAPPAEQLALAL, encoded by the coding sequence ATGTCCGCGAAAGCGATTCTCGAAAAGCTGGCCGTGCTCGCCGATGCGGCGAAATATGACGCGTCCTGCGCGTCGTCGGGAACGGTGAAGCGCGATTCGACCGGGACCAAGGGGATCAGCTCGACCGAGGGCATGGGCATCTGTCACAGCTATGCGCCCGATGGGCGGTGCATCTCGCTGCTGAAAATCCTGCTGACCAATTTCTGCATCTACGACTGCCGTTTCTGCATCAACCGCGCGTCGAGCAATGTCGAGCGCGCGCGGTTCACTCCGCACGAGGTCGTCACGCTGACGCTCGATTTCTACAAGCGCAACTATATCGAGGGTCTGTTCCTGTCGTCGGGGATCATCCGGTCCGAAGATTACACGATGGAGCAGCTCGTCGAGGTCGCGCGCATCCTGCGCGAGGAGCATCGCTTCCAAGGCTATATCCATTTAAAGACGATCGCGGGCGCCGATCCGGGGCTGATCGCGCTGGCGGGTCTTTACGCTGATCGACTGTCGACCAATGTCGAGCTGCCGACCGAGGCAGGATTGCAAAGCTTCGCGCCCGAGAAAAAGCCCGACACGATCCGCAAGACGATGGCGTCGGTGCGCGTCGGCGCCGACGATGCGATCGAGGCGGCGAAAAGCCGGCTGATCGGCAAGGCGAAGCCGCCGCGCTTCGCGCCCGCGGGGCAATCGACGCAGATGATCGTCGGCGCCGATGCGGCGCGCGACGACGATATATTGAAGTCCGCGACGAACCTCTATTCGGGCTATCAGCTTCGCCGCGTCTATTATTCGGCGTACAGCCCGATCCCCGACGCGAGCAGCGATTTGCCGCCGGTGCGGCCGCCCTTGATGCGCGAGCATCGGCTGTACCAGGCCGACTGGCTGCTGCGCTTCTATGGCTTCGAGCGCGCCGAGATCATGGAGAGCGCGCGCGGCGGGATGCTCGACCTGACCATCGACCCGAAGCTCGCGTGGGCGCTGACGCGGCGCGAGGCGTTCCCGGTCGATATCAACCGCGCGCCGCGCGAACTGCTGCTCCGCGTGCCGGGGCTGGGCACGCGCGCGGTCGACCGGATTGTCGCGGCGCGGCGGCTGGGAAAACTGCGGCTCGGCGATCTCGCGAAGCTGACGGCATCGGTGAAGAAGTTGCTGCCGTTTATCGTCACCCCCGACTGGCGGCCGGGCAAGCTCACCGACAGCGCCGACTTGCGCGCGCGCTTCGCGCCACCCGCAGAGCAATTGGCGCTCGCGCTGTGA
- a CDS encoding UdgX family uracil-DNA binding protein (This protein belongs to the uracil DNA glycosylase superfamily, members of which act in excision repair of DNA. However, it belongs more specifically to UdgX branch, whose founding member was found to bind uracil in DNA (where it does not belong), without cleaving it, appears to promote DNA repair by a pathway involving RecA, rather than base excision.), with product MLAEPRDFAAWRSAARGLLADGVAPEDVSWRGSEEGASLFGDAAVAVPAPAVSLPRELLEIAERVICHRDAEVPARLYRIIWRAARDRHLLARTTDADVDWLRGADKAIRRDVHKMHAFVRFRRLGEEAGRESFAAWFEPTHRIVRLTAPFFQRRFYGMDWAIVTPDARAIWRNEQLVYGSGGTKDEVPDSDVVEDQWRTYYGAIFNPARVKIDAMRAEMPKKYWKNLPEAQDIAPLLAGAGARVERMREMAVSAANPRTEKWRTRVPEELALTEDVTSLAELAKAVGRCTRCPLYCNATQGVAGEGPERARIMLVGEQPGDQEDLQGRPFVGPAGQLLDEALEEAGLDRTRLFLTNAVKHFKFEPRGKRRLHQNPTSAEIDICRWWLDKERAFVQPELIVTLGGSALRGVTGKSASIKSMRGSVHELEGGARLIATIHPSFLLRLPDRTRAAEERKAFVADLIRARKLAA from the coding sequence GTGCTGGCCGAGCCCCGCGATTTCGCCGCTTGGCGGAGCGCGGCGCGCGGGCTTCTCGCGGACGGGGTGGCGCCCGAGGATGTGAGCTGGCGCGGGAGCGAGGAAGGCGCTTCGCTGTTCGGTGATGCCGCGGTGGCGGTGCCTGCGCCCGCGGTGTCGCTGCCGCGCGAGTTGCTCGAGATCGCCGAGCGGGTGATCTGTCACCGCGATGCGGAGGTTCCGGCGCGGCTCTACCGCATCATCTGGCGCGCGGCGCGCGACCGGCACTTGCTCGCGCGGACCACCGACGCCGATGTCGACTGGCTGCGGGGGGCCGACAAGGCGATCCGCCGTGACGTGCACAAGATGCACGCCTTTGTGCGCTTTCGGCGGCTCGGCGAAGAGGCGGGGCGCGAGAGTTTCGCCGCGTGGTTCGAGCCGACGCATCGCATCGTGCGGCTGACCGCGCCCTTTTTCCAGCGGCGCTTCTATGGGATGGACTGGGCGATCGTAACGCCCGATGCGCGCGCGATCTGGCGGAATGAGCAGCTCGTCTACGGTTCGGGCGGGACGAAGGACGAGGTGCCTGACAGCGACGTCGTCGAGGATCAATGGCGCACCTATTATGGCGCGATCTTCAATCCCGCGCGGGTCAAGATCGACGCGATGCGCGCCGAGATGCCCAAGAAATATTGGAAGAACCTGCCCGAGGCACAGGATATTGCGCCCTTGCTCGCGGGCGCGGGGGCGCGGGTGGAACGGATGCGCGAAATGGCCGTTTCGGCTGCGAACCCGCGAACGGAGAAATGGCGAACCCGCGTGCCCGAAGAGCTGGCCCTGACCGAGGATGTGACATCGCTCGCCGAATTGGCGAAGGCGGTCGGTCGCTGCACGCGCTGCCCGCTCTATTGCAACGCGACACAGGGCGTGGCGGGCGAGGGGCCGGAGCGCGCGCGGATCATGCTCGTCGGTGAGCAGCCGGGCGACCAGGAGGATCTGCAGGGGCGGCCCTTCGTCGGCCCGGCGGGACAGTTGCTCGACGAGGCGCTCGAAGAAGCGGGGCTCGACCGCACGCGGCTATTCCTCACCAATGCGGTCAAGCATTTCAAGTTCGAGCCGCGCGGCAAAAGGCGGCTGCACCAGAATCCGACGAGCGCCGAAATCGATATTTGCCGCTGGTGGCTCGACAAGGAACGGGCGTTCGTCCAGCCCGAGTTGATCGTGACGCTGGGCGGAAGCGCGCTGCGCGGGGTGACGGGCAAGAGCGCGAGCATCAAGTCGATGCGCGGATCGGTGCACGAACTCGAAGGGGGGGCGAGGTTGATCGCGACGATCCATCCGTCCTTCCTGCTGCGCCTGCCCGACCGGACACGCGCCGCCGAGGAGCGCAAAGCCTTCGTCGCCGACCTGATCCGCGCGCGGAAACTCGCCGCCTGA
- a CDS encoding ligase-associated DNA damage response exonuclease — protein MAKAKHWIEPHPGGIYVKPADLWIDPSRPVERAAVTHGHADHARSGHGAVYATSETLAIMALRYGVDAEASHNQAYDYGDGFERGGVRFSFHPAGHVLGSAQILMEYAGERIVVTGDYKRRPDPTCKPFEVVPCDIFVTEATFGLPVFRHPPTSDEIAKLIGAVRAEPDRSVLVGAYALGKAQRVIAELRGAGWDTPIYIHGALEKMCQLYAVHGVDLGELRLVSETDKAEMAGQIILAPPSALNDRWSRRLPDPVTAMASGWMRVRQRARQRMVELPLVISDHADWDELTTTISEVNPKESWITHGSEDGLLRWCELTQRKARALHLVGRDLEEEA, from the coding sequence ATGGCGAAGGCGAAGCACTGGATCGAGCCGCATCCCGGCGGCATTTATGTGAAGCCCGCCGACCTGTGGATCGACCCCTCGCGCCCCGTCGAGCGCGCCGCGGTGACGCACGGCCATGCCGACCATGCGCGCAGCGGCCATGGCGCGGTGTATGCGACCTCCGAGACGCTGGCGATCATGGCGCTGCGTTACGGCGTCGACGCCGAGGCGAGCCATAATCAGGCGTATGATTATGGCGACGGGTTCGAGCGTGGCGGGGTACGCTTCAGCTTCCACCCTGCGGGGCATGTGCTCGGCAGCGCGCAGATATTGATGGAATATGCCGGCGAGCGGATCGTCGTCACCGGCGATTACAAGCGGCGGCCCGACCCGACTTGCAAGCCCTTCGAAGTCGTGCCGTGCGACATCTTCGTCACCGAGGCGACTTTCGGGCTGCCGGTGTTTCGCCATCCGCCGACATCGGATGAGATCGCCAAGCTGATCGGCGCGGTGCGGGCAGAGCCCGATCGTTCGGTGCTCGTCGGCGCCTATGCGCTGGGCAAGGCGCAGCGGGTGATCGCTGAACTGCGCGGTGCGGGGTGGGATACGCCGATCTATATCCACGGTGCGCTCGAAAAGATGTGCCAGCTTTATGCGGTTCATGGCGTCGATCTCGGTGAACTCCGTCTCGTCAGCGAGACCGACAAGGCCGAGATGGCGGGGCAGATCATCCTCGCGCCGCCCTCGGCGCTCAATGACCGCTGGTCGCGGCGGCTGCCCGATCCCGTCACCGCGATGGCGTCGGGATGGATGCGCGTGCGCCAGCGCGCGCGGCAACGGATGGTCGAACTGCCGCTCGTCATTTCGGACCATGCCGACTGGGATGAACTCACCACCACGATCAGCGAGGTGAACCCGAAGGAAAGCTGGATCACCCACGGCAGCGAGGACGGACTGCTGCGCTGGTGCGAACTCACCCAGCGCAAGGCGCGCGCGCTGCATCTCGTCGGGCGCGATCTGGAGGAGGAGGCGTGA
- a CDS encoding cisplatin damage response ATP-dependent DNA ligase, with the protein MKRFAALIDRLIYTRSRNTKLALIVDYLRHTPDPDRGWAIAALTESLDFPAVKAGTVRTLLATRIDEELFRLSRHFVGDTAETAALLWPDAPGKKDDLTVSAAVDALSTASRSDAPAVVASLLDRLDADGRYALLKLALGGMRVGVSARLAKQAFAQAFDVPVDDVEELWHAIPPPYAPLFAWGEGRAERPDLKDVAFFRPFMLAHPLEEESVDLADYAAEWKWDGIRVQIVRGGIGGGGETRIYSRGGEEISGAFPELVAAFDQDAVIDGELLVRGEAQGGEAASFNALQQRLGRKTVSKKMLADYPAFVRVYDLLGIDGNDLRALPWTERRRQLEAFVPRLADTHFDLSRVIDATDFDDLAERRAGARDAAIEGVMLKRRDAPYVAGRRAGLWYKWKRDPLTADCVMMYAQRGNGRRASFYSDYTFGCWSDAGELLPVGKAYSGFTDEELKWLDKFVRDNTLNRFGPVREVEKSLVLEVAFDSIHASKRHKSGLAMRFPRISRIRRDKPAEEADRIATLLAMVT; encoded by the coding sequence GTGAAGCGCTTCGCGGCCCTGATCGACCGGCTGATCTATACGCGTTCGCGCAATACGAAGCTCGCGCTGATCGTCGATTATCTCCGCCACACGCCCGATCCCGATCGCGGCTGGGCGATCGCGGCGCTGACCGAAAGCCTCGACTTTCCGGCGGTGAAGGCGGGGACGGTGCGGACGTTGCTGGCGACGCGGATTGATGAGGAATTGTTCCGCCTGTCGCGGCATTTCGTCGGCGATACGGCGGAAACCGCAGCATTGCTGTGGCCCGATGCGCCGGGGAAGAAGGACGACCTCACGGTTTCGGCCGCCGTGGATGCACTGTCGACCGCAAGCCGCAGCGACGCCCCCGCCGTCGTCGCCTCGCTGCTCGACCGGCTCGACGCCGACGGGCGCTATGCGCTGCTCAAGCTTGCGCTCGGCGGAATGCGCGTCGGGGTGTCGGCGCGGCTGGCGAAACAAGCCTTTGCGCAGGCGTTCGATGTGCCCGTCGACGATGTCGAGGAGCTGTGGCACGCGATCCCGCCGCCCTATGCGCCGCTGTTCGCGTGGGGCGAGGGACGCGCCGAGCGCCCCGACCTCAAGGACGTCGCCTTTTTTCGCCCCTTCATGCTCGCGCACCCGCTCGAGGAGGAAAGCGTCGACCTTGCCGATTATGCCGCCGAGTGGAAATGGGACGGCATTCGCGTCCAGATCGTGCGCGGGGGGATTGGGGGCGGCGGCGAGACACGCATCTACAGCCGCGGTGGCGAGGAGATCAGCGGGGCGTTCCCCGAACTGGTTGCGGCGTTCGACCAGGATGCGGTGATCGACGGCGAACTGCTCGTGCGCGGCGAGGCGCAGGGGGGCGAAGCAGCGAGCTTCAACGCGCTCCAGCAGCGGCTCGGGCGCAAGACGGTGTCGAAGAAGATGCTCGCCGACTATCCGGCGTTCGTCCGCGTCTATGACCTGCTTGGTATCGACGGCAATGATCTGCGCGCCCTGCCGTGGACCGAGCGGCGGCGGCAACTCGAAGCCTTCGTGCCGCGCCTCGCCGACACCCATTTCGACCTGTCGCGGGTGATCGACGCGACCGATTTCGACGACCTTGCCGAACGCCGCGCCGGCGCGCGCGATGCCGCGATCGAGGGGGTGATGCTCAAGCGCCGCGACGCGCCCTATGTCGCAGGGCGGCGCGCGGGGCTGTGGTACAAGTGGAAGCGCGACCCGCTCACCGCCGACTGCGTGATGATGTATGCGCAGCGCGGCAACGGCCGCCGCGCGAGCTTCTATTCGGACTATACCTTCGGATGCTGGTCCGACGCGGGCGAATTGCTCCCCGTGGGCAAGGCCTATTCGGGCTTCACCGACGAGGAATTGAAGTGGCTCGACAAATTCGTGCGCGACAACACGCTGAACCGCTTTGGCCCGGTGCGCGAGGTCGAAAAGTCGCTCGTGCTCGAAGTCGCCTTCGATTCGATCCACGCATCGAAACGCCACAAGTCGGGGCTCGCGATGCGCTTCCCGCGCATATCTCGCATCCGCCGCGACAAGCCCGCCGAGGAGGCGGACCGGATCGCGACGTTGCTGGCAATGGTGACTTAG
- a CDS encoding superoxide dismutase, which produces MTIAHPPLPYAQDALEPHISADTLATHHGKHHKAYVDKTNAAIEGTDLAGKSLEEIIHHAEGSGNKGLFNNSAQSWNHAFYWNSLSPAKTAPAGDLAAAIDRDFGSLDDLKKKLKETAVNHFASGWAWLVARDGTLSVTDTHDAGTELVAGIKPLLVIDVWEHAYYIDRKNLRPAYVDAVVDELLNWDFAAENFAREGTWTYPA; this is translated from the coding sequence ATGACGATCGCCCATCCTCCCCTGCCTTATGCCCAGGACGCGCTGGAACCGCATATCTCGGCCGACACGCTGGCGACGCACCATGGCAAGCACCACAAGGCCTATGTCGACAAGACCAACGCCGCGATCGAGGGCACCGACCTCGCCGGCAAGAGCCTCGAGGAAATCATCCACCACGCCGAAGGTTCGGGCAACAAGGGCCTGTTCAACAACAGCGCCCAGTCGTGGAACCACGCCTTCTATTGGAACAGCCTGTCGCCGGCGAAGACCGCGCCCGCAGGCGACCTTGCCGCCGCGATCGACCGCGATTTCGGTTCGCTCGATGACCTGAAAAAGAAGCTCAAGGAAACCGCGGTCAACCATTTCGCGTCGGGCTGGGCTTGGCTCGTCGCGCGCGACGGCACGCTGTCGGTCACCGACACGCACGATGCGGGCACCGAGCTGGTCGCGGGCATCAAGCCGCTGCTCGTGATCGATGTGTGGGAACATGCGTACTACATCGATCGCAAGAATCTGCGCCCGGCCTATGTCGATGCGGTGGTCGACGAACTGCTCAACTGGGATTTCGCGGCGGAGAATTTCGCGCGCGAGGGCACCTGGACCTATCCGGCGTAA
- a CDS encoding L-serine ammonia-lyase, protein MTISLFELFKIGVGPSSSHTVGPMVAARRFTVWLDEQALLATTAHVEADLYGSLALTGKGHAADTAIVAGLAGEIPASTSLAAIKAHWDRAESEGFLYLLGRVRARFQPARDLHFQMRQRQPFHSNAVSFTARDGDGEILAKRMYFSIGGGFVVDEDEAGRNSRGAEDEVELPYPFTSGADLIAMGKASSLSFAEMMFANEVRHRPPNEVTAGIDAIAEAMDASIDAGCCSTGVLPGGLKVKRRAPQIADDIRNRHETNLIDPLAMMDWINLWAMAVNEENAAGGKVVTAPTNGAAGIIPAVIRFYRRGYRGDAAGVRTFLLAAGAVGALYKRNASISGAEVGCQGEVGVACSMAAAGLTAALGGTNAQVENAAEIGMEHNLGLTCDPIGGLVQIPCIERNAMGAIKAIDASRIAMIGDGTHVVSLDTVIATMLQTGRDMRDKYKETSKGGLAVSVVEC, encoded by the coding sequence ATGACGATCAGCCTGTTCGAACTCTTCAAAATCGGTGTCGGTCCCTCCAGCTCGCATACCGTCGGGCCAATGGTCGCGGCGCGGCGTTTCACCGTCTGGCTCGACGAGCAGGCGCTGCTCGCGACGACCGCGCATGTCGAGGCCGACCTCTACGGTTCACTCGCGCTGACCGGCAAGGGCCACGCCGCCGACACCGCGATCGTCGCGGGGCTCGCGGGCGAAATCCCCGCCTCGACCAGCCTCGCCGCGATCAAGGCGCATTGGGACCGGGCGGAAAGCGAAGGCTTCCTCTATCTGCTCGGACGTGTCCGGGCGCGCTTTCAGCCCGCGCGCGACCTCCATTTCCAGATGCGCCAGCGGCAACCTTTCCACAGCAATGCGGTGAGCTTTACCGCGCGCGACGGCGACGGCGAAATCCTCGCCAAGCGGATGTATTTCTCGATCGGCGGCGGCTTCGTCGTCGACGAGGATGAGGCGGGGCGCAACAGCCGCGGGGCGGAGGATGAGGTCGAACTGCCCTATCCCTTCACCTCGGGCGCCGACTTGATCGCGATGGGCAAGGCGTCGAGCCTCAGCTTTGCCGAAATGATGTTCGCCAACGAAGTGCGTCACCGCCCGCCGAACGAGGTGACGGCGGGTATCGATGCGATCGCCGAGGCGATGGATGCCTCGATCGACGCCGGTTGCTGCAGCACCGGCGTCCTGCCCGGCGGATTGAAGGTCAAGCGCCGCGCGCCGCAGATCGCCGACGACATCCGCAACCGCCACGAAACCAATCTGATCGACCCGCTCGCGATGATGGACTGGATCAACCTGTGGGCGATGGCGGTGAACGAGGAAAATGCCGCGGGCGGCAAGGTCGTCACCGCGCCCACCAACGGCGCGGCGGGGATCATCCCCGCGGTGATTCGCTTCTACCGGCGCGGCTATCGCGGCGATGCAGCGGGCGTGCGCACCTTCCTGCTCGCCGCGGGCGCGGTCGGTGCCTTGTATAAGCGCAACGCCAGCATCTCGGGCGCCGAGGTCGGCTGCCAAGGCGAGGTCGGCGTCGCCTGCTCGATGGCGGCGGCGGGGCTGACGGCCGCCTTGGGTGGCACTAACGCGCAGGTCGAAAATGCCGCCGAAATCGGCATGGAGCATAACCTCGGCCTCACTTGTGATCCCATTGGCGGGCTGGTCCAGATCCCGTGTATCGAGCGCAATGCGATGGGCGCGATCAAGGCGATCGACGCGAGCCGCATCGCGATGATCGGCGACGGCACGCATGTGGTGAGCCTCGACACGGTGATCGCGACGATGCTGCAAACGGGGCGCGACATGCGCGATAAGTATAAGGAAACGTCGAAGGGCGGGCTGGCGGTTAGTGTGGTGGAGTGTTGA
- a CDS encoding IS1595 family transposase codes for MTNITAPHFHDETKAREHLEAIRWPEGPTCPHCGSFNATRLEGKKHRAGLVQCNDCREQFTVTVGTVFERSKVPLHKWLLCNHLLCASKKGMSAKQIERMLGVTYKTAWFMCHRIREAMKVDDTDGPLGGPDAVVEADETYVGGKAKNRATRRPAPKKAVVALVERDGHVRSFHVANVNAKHLRGLIVTNVDRRSHLMTDESVVYTSVGREFNGHSVVNHSAKEYVTTGGFKHSNTAENFFSIFKRGVIGTYHHMSEAHLARYTGEFDFRYNTRTMTDAERSAVALSRIGGKRLTYRRTDAIAA; via the coding sequence ATGACGAACATCACCGCCCCGCACTTTCACGACGAAACCAAAGCTCGCGAGCATTTGGAAGCGATCCGTTGGCCCGAAGGCCCGACCTGTCCCCATTGCGGTTCGTTCAACGCCACGCGGCTTGAAGGCAAGAAGCACCGCGCCGGTCTGGTCCAGTGCAACGATTGCCGCGAACAGTTCACCGTCACTGTTGGCACCGTGTTCGAGCGTTCGAAGGTCCCGCTTCACAAATGGCTGCTCTGCAATCACCTGCTTTGCGCGTCCAAAAAGGGGATGAGCGCAAAGCAGATCGAACGTATGCTGGGCGTCACCTACAAGACCGCTTGGTTCATGTGCCACCGCATCCGCGAGGCCATGAAGGTTGATGATACCGATGGCCCCCTTGGCGGTCCTGACGCCGTCGTGGAAGCCGATGAAACCTATGTCGGCGGCAAGGCCAAGAACCGCGCCACCCGTCGCCCCGCTCCCAAGAAGGCCGTTGTCGCCCTTGTCGAGCGTGACGGCCATGTTCGTTCGTTCCACGTCGCCAACGTCAACGCCAAGCATCTGCGCGGCCTTATCGTCACCAACGTGGACCGCCGCTCGCACCTTATGACCGACGAAAGCGTCGTCTATACCAGCGTGGGCCGCGAGTTTAACGGCCACAGCGTCGTGAACCACAGCGCCAAGGAATATGTGACCACCGGCGGCTTCAAGCACAGCAACACCGCTGAAAACTTCTTCTCCATTTTCAAGCGCGGGGTCATCGGCACCTATCACCATATGAGCGAGGCACACCTTGCCCGCTACACTGGCGAATTTGATTTCCGCTATAACACCCGCACTATGACCGATGCCGAACGTAGCGCGGTCGCCTTGTCGCGCATCGGCGGTAAGCGCCTTACCTATCGGCGGACTGACGCAATCGCCGCCTGA